The following coding sequences lie in one Helicobacter sp. MIT 21-1697 genomic window:
- a CDS encoding inorganic phosphate transporter yields MEFKNIKQIEKAQSFSQKDGIKLFIVLIFFLVISLLAIFIHTGHNTLLLVFATIIGGYMAMSIGANDVANNVGPAVGSHAITLVGAIIIAAICEAMGAVIAGGEVVETIKSGIIDSQNITDPSVFIALMLAALASGAVWLHLATAIGAPVSTTHSLVGGILGAGIVAVGFDIVNWGECLRIVSSWIISPVLGGLIAVIFLIIIKKSITYKEDKREAAKKVVPILVFVMTWAFSLYLILKGLRKILPSLNLGISVCISLIIAVGVYFIVRPIIAKKADSLLNTKEDINSLFTIPLVFSAALLSFAHGANDVANAIGPLAAISEALENLSQSLPTGKANVPLWIMLVGGLGISLGLALYGPRLIRTVGSEITELDKMRAFCIAMSAALTVLLASQLGLPVSSTHIAIGAIFGVGFLREYLKKRYYEMQQIIIKAHKGKDAQEVEAFLERFNKASIKKKGLMLESIKNNRQLKDIPYFDRKERKSLKKAYKQELVKRSAINKIVASWLITVPVSAVLGGATYYVITSLGFSI; encoded by the coding sequence ATGGAGTTTAAAAATATCAAACAAATTGAAAAGGCGCAGAGTTTTAGCCAAAAAGATGGCATAAAGCTTTTTATTGTGCTTATCTTTTTCTTAGTGATTTCACTGCTAGCGATTTTCATTCATACAGGTCATAACACGCTTTTGCTTGTTTTTGCGACTATCATTGGTGGTTATATGGCAATGAGTATTGGGGCAAATGATGTGGCAAACAATGTTGGTCCTGCTGTTGGTTCTCACGCGATTACCCTTGTAGGAGCAATTATAATTGCTGCAATTTGTGAAGCTATGGGGGCAGTTATAGCTGGTGGAGAGGTTGTAGAAACAATTAAATCTGGTATTATAGATTCTCAAAACATTACTGACCCAAGTGTATTTATTGCTCTTATGCTTGCAGCTCTCGCTTCAGGTGCAGTGTGGTTACATCTTGCCACGGCTATTGGAGCTCCTGTTTCAACGACACACTCACTTGTAGGCGGAATATTAGGTGCTGGAATTGTTGCAGTAGGCTTTGATATTGTAAATTGGGGAGAATGCTTACGCATTGTATCAAGTTGGATTATCTCACCTGTGCTTGGTGGCTTAATCGCAGTCATTTTTCTTATCATCATTAAAAAAAGCATTACCTATAAAGAAGATAAGCGTGAGGCAGCCAAAAAAGTAGTGCCTATTCTTGTTTTTGTAATGACTTGGGCTTTTAGTCTTTATCTCATACTCAAAGGATTAAGAAAAATATTGCCATCGCTTAATTTAGGCATATCCGTGTGTATTAGCCTTATTATTGCTGTTGGCGTTTATTTTATAGTGCGTCCTATCATAGCCAAGAAGGCAGATTCTCTTCTTAATACTAAAGAAGATATTAATTCACTCTTTACTATTCCACTTGTTTTTTCAGCAGCACTTTTGAGCTTTGCCCACGGAGCAAATGATGTGGCAAATGCCATTGGACCACTCGCAGCGATTAGTGAAGCACTTGAAAATCTTAGCCAATCTCTCCCCACAGGTAAAGCAAATGTGCCACTATGGATTATGCTTGTAGGGGGCTTGGGTATTTCTTTGGGACTTGCACTCTATGGACCGCGTCTTATTCGCACGGTGGGGAGTGAAATCACTGAATTAGATAAAATGAGGGCATTTTGTATCGCTATGAGTGCAGCTCTAACCGTCCTTTTAGCCTCTCAACTAGGATTGCCTGTAAGCTCAACCCATATTGCTATTGGAGCGATATTTGGTGTGGGTTTCTTGCGTGAGTATCTCAAAAAGCGCTATTATGAAATGCAACAAATTATCATAAAAGCTCATAAAGGTAAGGACGCACAAGAAGTGGAAGCATTTTTAGAACGTTTCAATAAAGCAAGCATCAAGAAAAAAGGTTTAATGTTGGAATCTATTAAGAATAATAGACAGCTTAAAGATATACCATATTTTGACAGG